One Sediminibacillus dalangtanensis genomic region harbors:
- the rnr gene encoding ribonuclease R, translated as MKQQIMDYFKENASKPLSVQEIEEILDLQEADDFKILMKNLNELEEAGELVRTRKNRYGPPERMNLIRGKIQMHAKGFAFLIPEEEGLDDVYINHADLQSAMNNDKVLVRIEGRDEHGKRPEGVVVRILERAATEVVGTYDDNGNFGFVIADDKRIPNDIFVPKSASKGAVDGHKVIVKITKFPEGRMSAEGEVMQILGHKNDPGIDIISIIYKHGIKIDFPEAVLEQAENTPETIRPEEIANRKDLRDEMIVTIDGADAKDLDDAVTVKQLDNGNYKLGVYIADVSYYVEEGSPIDEEANERATSVYLVDRVIPMIPHRLSNGICSLNPQVDRLTLGCEMEITPQGEVVNHDIFQSVIKTNERMTYHDVNKILVDDDPALKDRYEELVPMFKDMEELAAILRRKRMNRGAIDFDFKEAQVLVDKEGKAVDVALRERSVAERLIEEFMLAANETVAEHFHWMDVPFIHRIHQDPNPDKLQHFFEFIANLGYVVKGTSNEIHPQALQSIVEEVQGTQEEMIISKLMLRSMQQAKYDPQSIGHFGLATDFYTHFTSPIRRYPDLIVHRLIRTYLVNGQLDQQTQKHWKEKMPEIARHSSEMERAAVDAERETDDLKKAEYMQDKIGEEYDGVISSVTGFGLFVELPNTIEGLVHVSYLTDDYYHFDEKHYAMIGERTGNIFRIGDEITIRVVNVNLDERVVDFEIVGMKPRKERVAPDRPKVITPKRERTNKQNGKASKKPKGSSKKSNGKRKKKKK; from the coding sequence ATGAAACAGCAAATAATGGATTATTTCAAAGAGAATGCGTCCAAGCCATTGTCTGTACAGGAAATCGAAGAAATTCTCGATTTACAGGAGGCTGACGATTTTAAAATCCTGATGAAAAATCTTAATGAGCTGGAAGAAGCAGGGGAACTGGTCAGGACGAGAAAAAACCGCTACGGTCCTCCTGAAAGAATGAATTTAATCCGCGGAAAAATCCAGATGCATGCGAAAGGTTTTGCATTCCTGATACCGGAAGAAGAAGGATTGGACGATGTCTATATCAATCATGCAGACTTACAGTCGGCAATGAATAACGATAAAGTCCTCGTACGGATTGAAGGAAGGGACGAGCACGGCAAGCGACCAGAAGGAGTCGTCGTCCGCATCTTGGAGCGTGCTGCTACTGAAGTGGTCGGTACGTATGATGACAACGGAAATTTTGGTTTTGTTATTGCGGACGACAAACGGATTCCAAATGATATTTTCGTGCCGAAAAGTGCTTCCAAGGGGGCAGTAGACGGTCATAAAGTGATCGTCAAAATCACTAAGTTTCCTGAAGGCCGCATGAGTGCCGAGGGAGAAGTAATGCAAATCCTAGGTCACAAAAATGATCCTGGCATCGATATTATTTCCATTATCTACAAACATGGTATCAAAATCGACTTCCCAGAGGCGGTCTTGGAACAGGCGGAAAACACACCAGAAACCATTCGACCGGAGGAAATCGCCAATCGGAAAGATTTGCGCGATGAAATGATTGTTACGATTGACGGCGCCGACGCAAAGGATTTAGATGACGCTGTCACTGTTAAACAATTGGATAATGGCAACTATAAACTAGGCGTCTACATCGCAGATGTTTCTTATTATGTAGAAGAAGGATCGCCGATTGATGAGGAAGCAAATGAACGGGCGACCAGTGTGTATTTAGTGGATCGCGTGATACCGATGATCCCGCACAGGCTTTCCAACGGGATTTGTTCCTTGAATCCGCAAGTGGACAGACTGACACTTGGTTGTGAAATGGAAATCACACCACAAGGAGAAGTCGTCAACCATGACATTTTCCAAAGTGTCATAAAGACGAATGAACGAATGACCTACCATGATGTGAATAAAATTTTAGTGGACGATGATCCAGCTTTGAAAGATCGCTATGAGGAATTGGTTCCCATGTTCAAGGATATGGAAGAGCTTGCAGCCATTTTACGCCGTAAGCGGATGAATCGCGGAGCCATCGACTTTGATTTCAAAGAAGCACAAGTTTTGGTAGATAAGGAAGGAAAAGCAGTAGATGTCGCACTACGGGAACGTTCTGTGGCCGAGCGTTTGATTGAAGAATTCATGCTTGCTGCCAATGAGACAGTGGCCGAGCATTTTCATTGGATGGATGTTCCATTCATTCACCGGATTCACCAGGATCCTAATCCGGATAAGCTGCAGCATTTTTTCGAATTTATCGCTAACCTGGGTTACGTTGTGAAAGGGACATCGAACGAAATCCATCCGCAGGCTCTTCAAAGCATAGTGGAGGAAGTTCAGGGAACGCAGGAAGAGATGATCATTTCCAAACTGATGCTTCGTTCCATGCAACAGGCGAAATATGATCCGCAAAGCATCGGTCATTTTGGTCTGGCGACAGATTTTTATACCCACTTTACTTCCCCGATCCGTCGTTACCCGGATTTGATTGTTCATCGACTGATCAGGACCTATTTGGTAAACGGCCAGTTGGATCAGCAAACACAGAAGCATTGGAAAGAAAAGATGCCGGAAATCGCCAGGCATTCTTCTGAAATGGAACGGGCAGCTGTCGATGCCGAGCGTGAAACCGATGATTTGAAGAAAGCGGAATATATGCAAGATAAAATCGGCGAAGAGTACGATGGTGTCATTAGTTCGGTAACAGGATTCGGTTTGTTTGTGGAATTGCCGAATACGATTGAAGGACTTGTCCATGTCAGCTACTTGACCGACGACTATTATCATTTTGACGAAAAGCATTACGCGATGATCGGTGAGCGGACCGGCAACATTTTCCGGATAGGAGACGAAATCACGATCCGTGTGGTGAATGTCAATTTAGACGAACGAGTTGTCGACTTCGAGATTGTCGGAATGAAGCCGAGAAAGGAACGGGTTGCTCCGGATCGACCGAAGGTGATCACGCCCAAAAGGGAACGTACCAACAAACAAAACGGGAAAGCAAGCAAGAAACCGAAAGGCTCGTCGAAAAAGAGCAATGGGAAACGAAAGAAAAAGAAGAAGTAG
- a CDS encoding alpha/beta hydrolase yields the protein MKIKLPEPFTFEGGERAVLLLHGFTGHTADVRMLGRYLQKKGYTCHAPIYRGHGAPPEELIKAHPDQWWEDVQAAMKHLEDMGHREIAIAGLSLGGVLGLKLAHSRPVKAVIPMCAPMFFDNEKQLTKGFQSFAKEFKQLEKKDEQTIDREVQELLDHSSRMFHDLGGLITEVKGKVDEIYAPTFVVQARNDEMINTDSASYIYENVEADHKDMKWYEQSSHVITLDKEKDQLHEDIYQFLESLEWS from the coding sequence ATGAAAATTAAACTGCCGGAACCATTTACGTTTGAAGGTGGAGAGCGCGCGGTATTATTATTACATGGATTCACAGGCCATACGGCTGATGTGCGGATGCTGGGCAGATACCTGCAAAAAAAAGGGTACACCTGCCATGCACCCATTTATCGCGGGCATGGGGCACCGCCAGAAGAATTGATCAAGGCTCATCCTGATCAATGGTGGGAAGATGTCCAAGCAGCAATGAAACACCTGGAGGATATGGGCCACCGGGAAATTGCAATTGCTGGTCTGTCTCTTGGCGGGGTGCTTGGGTTGAAGCTGGCACATTCCCGACCTGTCAAAGCAGTGATTCCGATGTGCGCACCGATGTTTTTTGACAACGAAAAGCAGCTGACGAAGGGGTTCCAGTCATTTGCGAAAGAGTTCAAACAATTAGAGAAAAAAGACGAGCAGACGATTGATCGTGAAGTTCAGGAACTACTTGATCATTCCAGCCGTATGTTCCATGATTTGGGCGGATTGATTACTGAAGTAAAGGGAAAGGTGGATGAAATTTATGCACCAACCTTTGTGGTACAGGCTCGGAATGATGAAATGATCAATACGGATAGTGCTTCTTACATATATGAAAATGTGGAAGCGGACCACAAAGACATGAAATGGTATGAACAATCCTCTCATGTGATAACACTGGACAAAGAAAAAGATCAGCTTCATGAGGATATTTATCAATTTTTAGAATCCTTGGAATGGAGTTAA
- the secG gene encoding preprotein translocase subunit SecG: MYAAAITVLIIDAIALIVLVLLQSGKSAGLSGAISGGAEQLFGKQKARGMDLVLHRATVVASVVLFVLTFVVGFILQP; the protein is encoded by the coding sequence ATGTATGCAGCTGCGATTACGGTATTAATCATTGATGCAATTGCACTTATCGTATTGGTTTTACTTCAGTCTGGAAAAAGTGCCGGTCTTTCGGGAGCAATCTCTGGCGGAGCGGAGCAGCTTTTCGGCAAACAGAAAGCACGGGGAATGGATTTAGTACTTCACCGGGCGACCGTAGTAGCTTCGGTTGTTTTGTTCGTGCTGACATTTGTTGTTGGTTTTATTTTGCAACCATAA
- a CDS encoding alpha/beta hydrolase → MEQKTYWLTTADQEEVFVRNWYEPNQSPRAIIQLAHGMAEHTARYQRFAEFLVEQNFAVYGNDHRGHGYTGKKQGTLGFLDENNGFDKTVDDLWSVTKTIKREHPEKPVFLLGHSMGSFLSRRYIQLHGDVLNGVILSGTGSHPGFMNNIGKGLAIAERNRKGVKVPSKLLNRLVFASYNRHIDNQVTEFDWLSRDQEQIRSYMEDPYAGFVPTAAFFFDLFTGFDLIDDPEGIDSIAKQLPMLFFSGSMDPVGAQTKGVFRAADTYYRHGITDITIRIYENGRHEMLNELNKEEVFADIVDWIHDVLP, encoded by the coding sequence ATGGAGCAAAAAACGTATTGGCTGACAACAGCTGATCAAGAAGAGGTTTTTGTCCGGAATTGGTACGAGCCAAACCAATCACCGAGAGCCATCATCCAGCTGGCTCATGGAATGGCCGAACACACTGCCAGATACCAGCGGTTTGCCGAATTTCTAGTTGAGCAAAACTTTGCTGTGTATGGCAATGATCATCGAGGGCATGGTTACACTGGAAAAAAGCAAGGCACTCTCGGTTTTCTTGACGAAAACAATGGCTTTGATAAAACAGTCGACGATTTATGGAGCGTAACGAAAACGATTAAAAGAGAACATCCCGAAAAGCCAGTGTTTCTGCTCGGCCATAGCATGGGATCTTTCCTATCAAGACGCTACATTCAGCTGCACGGTGATGTACTTAACGGTGTCATTTTATCCGGAACAGGAAGCCATCCTGGATTCATGAACAATATCGGAAAAGGGCTGGCAATTGCAGAACGAAATCGCAAGGGGGTAAAAGTCCCCTCCAAGCTACTCAATCGACTGGTTTTCGCCAGTTATAATCGGCACATTGACAATCAGGTGACCGAATTTGATTGGTTGAGCAGAGATCAGGAACAAATCCGCTCTTATATGGAGGATCCGTACGCGGGTTTTGTCCCGACAGCCGCTTTCTTTTTTGATTTATTCACAGGATTCGATCTTATTGATGATCCCGAAGGCATTGATTCCATTGCGAAACAACTGCCGATGCTGTTTTTCTCAGGGAGCATGGATCCTGTCGGTGCACAGACAAAAGGTGTATTTCGCGCTGCTGATACATATTATCGGCATGGAATAACCGACATCACCATCCGGATATATGAAAACGGACGTCATGAAATGTTGAATGAACTAAATAAAGAAGAAGTTTTTGCCGACATCGTTGACTGGATCCATGATGTACTGCCTTAG
- a CDS encoding DeoR/GlpR family DNA-binding transcription regulator, translated as MLTPERHQLIVQQIAKHGTVAIQDLIKLTAASESTIRRDLSELENQNKLVRVHGGAASRQTISQELSIPEKTTKNLQEKKRIAAEAALLVEPDEYIYLDAGTTTFEMIPHLKNKNITVVTNGLTHLDALSAQQITTYLTGGLVKHKTRALIGRGAQIGLQSYRFDKCFIGVNGIDLAYGLTTPDPEEALIKQQALQSAQQCFVLADYTKFGQVSFSKIADLEEVFLITNKMKEDVLSPYQDKTNIKVV; from the coding sequence ATCCTGACACCAGAACGACACCAATTAATCGTACAGCAGATCGCAAAACATGGAACCGTTGCCATTCAGGATCTAATCAAGTTGACCGCAGCTTCCGAATCGACGATTCGCAGAGATTTGAGCGAACTTGAAAACCAAAACAAGCTGGTCCGAGTCCATGGCGGAGCAGCTTCAAGGCAGACAATCAGCCAGGAATTAAGCATTCCGGAGAAAACAACCAAAAACCTTCAAGAAAAAAAACGGATTGCGGCTGAAGCAGCTTTGCTGGTGGAACCCGATGAATATATTTACTTGGATGCAGGGACTACGACATTCGAAATGATCCCTCATTTAAAAAACAAGAATATTACGGTTGTAACAAATGGTCTCACCCATTTAGACGCATTGAGTGCCCAGCAAATAACCACGTATCTGACCGGCGGTTTAGTAAAACATAAGACAAGAGCTTTGATCGGCCGCGGAGCACAGATTGGTTTGCAAAGTTATCGTTTCGACAAATGTTTCATCGGAGTCAACGGTATTGATTTAGCTTATGGCCTGACTACCCCTGACCCAGAAGAAGCATTGATTAAACAACAGGCTTTGCAATCTGCTCAACAGTGTTTTGTGTTGGCGGACTATACGAAATTTGGTCAGGTATCTTTCAGCAAGATTGCAGATTTGGAAGAGGTGTTCCTCATCACAAACAAAATGAAGGAAGATGTCCTCTCCCCTTATCAAGACAAGACAAACATAAAGGTTGTGTAA